GCTGGTGAACAACTGCGGGGAAGACGGTTTTCAGTCGGTAAAGCACGTTCATTTCCACCTTCTGGGTAAAAGAAAAATGACTTGGCCCCCAGGTTGATGAAAAATTTACTTGCCTTATGGGACAAATAATAGTATAATGTCAATGTTGTAGATGAAAACTGTTGGACCAGCATTCATTAGTTCATGAGAGGTCAGGAGGTGAATTGGATACATGGCACAAGTAGTTGTAAGAGAAAACGAAAGTTTGGAAAGCGCTCTTAAAAGATTTAAGCGTTCTTGCGCAAGAGACGGCGTAATGTCAGAATTGAGAAAAAGAGAACATTACGAAAAGCCTAGCGTAAAGAGAAAGAAGAAGTCTGAAGCTGCAAGAAAAAAGGCTAAGAAGTTCTAGTCGAGGTCGCAGGCTGAAATAGATTAGAGGTGTTTTAATTGACCTTAAAAGAAAGATTGACAAGTGACTTCAAGGATGCGATGAAAGCAAGAGATGAAGTTCGAAAAAATACAGTGAATTTTGTTCGTGCCGCCATTAAACAGTACGAGGTGGACAATCGGAAGGAGCTGGACGATGAAGGTGTTTTGGCGATTTTAACAAAACAAGTAAAAATGAGAAAAGACGCCCTCGCTGATTTTGAGAAAGCTGGAAGAACAGATCTTTTAGATTCCTACAACAAAGAGATAGAGATTCTCTTGTCCTACCTACCGGAACAGATGACCCCGGAAAAAATCGCAGAAGTGGTGAAAGCCACGGCTGAAGAGTTGGGCATTGAAGCTGCAAAGCAGAACATGGGTAAGCTCATGGGTGCTGTTATGCCGAAAGTAAAAGGCTTAGCAGACGGCGGAGCGGTAAAAAAAGCGGTAGAGGCATATCTATCATAATGAAACATTTAACACCCCAATCGCAATGATTGGGGTGTTTTTTCAATAGAAATTGATTAAATTTCCGGCATTTGCTGTTTTATAGATTGATTTCCTAGTAAACCGATGGTAAAATAGTAATATATTATTGCTATTACCTGATGAAATCAGTAGGTTGATGGGTGATAAATACCATATGTGAAAGCGGGGAGAAAAATGAAAGTATCAACAAAAGGAAGATATGCCTTGAGGCTGATGATCGATCTGGCGGAACACAATACCGGCGAATATATATCCCTTAAGGATATTTCTCAGAGACAAAATATATCTACAAAATATTTAGAGCAAATTGTGAGCCAGCTGTCCAAAGCCAGTTACTTAATCAGCGTCCGAGGTCCTCAAGGGGGCTATAAGTTGGCTAAGGCAGCCAAGGAATACACGGTAGGAGATATCCTGCGGGTGACGGAAGGAAAGTTTGCGCCTACCGCTTGTCTGCTGGACGAGGAGAACCAGTGTCAGATGTATGAGGAATGTGCTACTATCAGCTTTTGGGAAGGTCTGTATGAGGTGATTAATAAGTACATTGATTCTTATACGTTGGAAGACCTGGTGGAACAGCACCGTCAAAAAGGCACATGGGATTATATGATTTAAGCTGATTTGTGAAATAAAATAAGATTGAATTAGATGGGAGGTCTATATTATGTCAAAAATTTATAGCAGCCTTACGGAATTAATTGGCGGGACACCTCTTTTAGCCCTGAACAACTATGGGAGAAATCGGGAGCTAAAGGCGGAGATTTTAGCTAAATTGGAGTACTTCAATCCGGCGGGCAGCGTAAAGGATCGGGTAGCCTTGAACATGATTGAAGATGCGGAGAAAAAAGGTCTTTTAAAGCCAGGCAGCGTTATCATTGAGCCGACCAGCGGAAACACGGGTATCGGACTGGCGGCTGTCGCCGCTGCCAGAGGCTACAAGGCTATTTTGACCATGCCGGAAACCATGAGCATAGAGCGGCGAAACTTGCTGAAAGCGTATGGTGCAGATATCGTGCTGACGGAAGGCACGAAGGGGATGAAAGGGGCCATTGCTAAGGCCCAGGAGCTGGCGGCGGAAACGGAAGGCAGCTTTCTTCCCGCGCAGTTTGACAATCCCGCCAATCCGGCGGCCCACCGAGCAGCTACTGGACCGGAAATTTGGGCAGATACCGATGGACAAGTGGACATCTTCGTTTCGGCTGTAGGTACGGGCGGAACTCTTACTGGTGCAGGGGAATATTTAAAATCGCAGAATCCGCGAATTCAGATTGTTGCGGTGGAACCAGCTTCTTCGCCGGTGCTTTCCGGTGGCGCAGCGGGTGCTCACAAGATACAGGGTATTGGTGCAGGTTTTGTACCCGCCGTACTGAATACAAAGCTTTACGATGAAATTCTCCAGGCAGAAAATGAGAAGGCTTTTGAAACCGCCAGGGCGGTAGCCAGAGAGGAAGGCCTTCTGGTAGGCATCTCCTCGGGAGCAGCCTTGTGGGCGGCAGAGGAGCTGGCACGGCGTTCTGAAAACCAAGGTAAGCGGATTGTGGTTCTCCTGCCGGATACTGGGGAGCGCTATCTATCCACGCCAAACTTTATTGAATAAGTTTAAAAGAAAATCTAAAAGAGAAAATGACCTGCCTCAGGTCATTTTTTTTTATATTTGTAATACATTGTTATGATGAGGTGAGAGGACTGTATGGATATAAAACATGAGCTGCTCTACGATTTTAACCTGCACATGCCCAGAGTTCTGGTCAGCGGCAGGACGGGAATTATCGACAATGTGAAAAAGATTGTCTTTGTATCGGAAAATAGCATTGTTATTGACAATGGCAAGCGCTTTACGGCTTTGAATGGCCACGAGCTGACGATAACACAAATTGAGGATGAAAGGGTGTTGGTGGCAGGTGAAATCAAATCAATCGAGTTTTATGGAACATTGGCTGCTGATACGGATTGAGGGCTTTAAACAACAGGAGCTGCTTTCCCAATGCATGAAAAAAAATATCCCTCTAAGGCAAATAAAAATTAAAAACAACATTGAATTGACCATGAGAGTCCGGCAGGAGGATTTTGACCTGGTGAAAAAACTGGGGAAAAATAAATACCGGTTTAC
The genomic region above belongs to Aminipila butyrica and contains:
- the rpsU gene encoding 30S ribosomal protein S21; the protein is MAQVVVRENESLESALKRFKRSCARDGVMSELRKREHYEKPSVKRKKKSEAARKKAKKF
- a CDS encoding YabP/YqfC family sporulation protein, giving the protein MDIKHELLYDFNLHMPRVLVSGRTGIIDNVKKIVFVSENSIVIDNGKRFTALNGHELTITQIEDERVLVAGEIKSIEFYGTLAADTD
- a CDS encoding GatB/YqeY domain-containing protein; this translates as MTLKERLTSDFKDAMKARDEVRKNTVNFVRAAIKQYEVDNRKELDDEGVLAILTKQVKMRKDALADFEKAGRTDLLDSYNKEIEILLSYLPEQMTPEKIAEVVKATAEELGIEAAKQNMGKLMGAVMPKVKGLADGGAVKKAVEAYLS
- a CDS encoding RrF2 family transcriptional regulator is translated as MKVSTKGRYALRLMIDLAEHNTGEYISLKDISQRQNISTKYLEQIVSQLSKASYLISVRGPQGGYKLAKAAKEYTVGDILRVTEGKFAPTACLLDEENQCQMYEECATISFWEGLYEVINKYIDSYTLEDLVEQHRQKGTWDYMI
- the cysK gene encoding cysteine synthase A, which translates into the protein MSKIYSSLTELIGGTPLLALNNYGRNRELKAEILAKLEYFNPAGSVKDRVALNMIEDAEKKGLLKPGSVIIEPTSGNTGIGLAAVAAARGYKAILTMPETMSIERRNLLKAYGADIVLTEGTKGMKGAIAKAQELAAETEGSFLPAQFDNPANPAAHRAATGPEIWADTDGQVDIFVSAVGTGGTLTGAGEYLKSQNPRIQIVAVEPASSPVLSGGAAGAHKIQGIGAGFVPAVLNTKLYDEILQAENEKAFETARAVAREEGLLVGISSGAALWAAEELARRSENQGKRIVVLLPDTGERYLSTPNFIE